From Priestia aryabhattai, one genomic window encodes:
- the ysxE gene encoding spore coat protein YsxE — protein sequence MQRTVADYKVLLKEYDLDVDFIEDYGKVKKVYTKTGVFALKEMTNYQERNQNFIQKLQNVYQKGWMGFVPIYQTKRSQPIVSDESGSYYLMPWLPNNPTEERDIRYHKLFQELAKLHGASAQEVEVKKEDIENHYTSMKKTWEKRQEELKQYVVECEKKVYMSPFELHYCTFYYEMTRALEFGFGKLDQWNDEMEEKEKIRLVTSHGKLSAKHFIYDERGNGFFINFEHAKDASPIYDLVSFYFRTLRTYPVTTYDSYEWFSTYEKHFALREEERLLLHSYLAFPEPLYQCIVQYRHHKESKTELEHMQSFIRAYWLTKNIEQLNIKIFEVDQQKKMAAEAAAQAQANE from the coding sequence ATGCAGCGGACAGTAGCAGACTACAAAGTATTGTTAAAAGAATATGACTTAGATGTTGACTTTATCGAAGACTATGGAAAAGTAAAAAAAGTCTATACGAAAACTGGCGTATTTGCGCTTAAAGAAATGACGAATTATCAAGAGCGAAATCAGAACTTCATTCAAAAGCTGCAGAACGTGTATCAAAAAGGGTGGATGGGCTTTGTCCCTATTTATCAAACGAAACGTTCTCAGCCCATTGTTTCAGATGAAAGCGGCTCGTATTACTTAATGCCGTGGCTCCCAAATAATCCAACCGAAGAGCGTGATATTCGATATCATAAATTGTTTCAAGAGCTTGCTAAGCTTCACGGCGCTTCGGCGCAGGAAGTAGAAGTGAAAAAAGAAGATATAGAAAATCATTACACATCGATGAAAAAAACGTGGGAAAAACGTCAGGAAGAGCTGAAGCAATACGTAGTAGAATGTGAGAAGAAAGTTTATATGTCCCCGTTTGAATTGCATTACTGTACATTTTATTATGAAATGACGAGAGCGCTTGAATTTGGGTTTGGAAAGCTCGATCAGTGGAACGATGAAATGGAGGAAAAAGAAAAGATCCGGCTGGTTACTTCTCATGGAAAGCTATCGGCTAAACATTTTATTTATGACGAACGGGGAAATGGGTTTTTTATTAATTTTGAACATGCAAAAGATGCTTCACCTATTTATGATTTGGTCTCATTTTATTTCCGTACTCTTCGCACATACCCAGTAACTACCTATGACAGCTATGAGTGGTTTAGCACGTATGAAAAACATTTTGCTCTCAGAGAAGAGGAAAGGCTGCTTTTGCACAGTTATTTAGCGTTTCCAGAACCCCTGTATCAGTGTATCGTTCAATATAGGCATCATAAAGAAAGTAAAACGGAGCTTGAACATATGCAGTCATTTATTCGAGCATACTGGCTGACGAAAAATATTGAACAGCTGAATATTAAAATATTTGAAGTAGATCAGCAAAAAAAAATGGCAGCGGAAGCAGCTGCACAAGCCCAAGCGAACGAATAG
- the spoVID gene encoding stage VI sporulation protein D — MSQDNLSCLRFSVEESVWFQKGQEVSQLLSISLEPQVSIQEYDQYVSIRGALQLTGEYETYEGEHSLREYTNENQVQSISVREDGTAELSHQFPVDITIPKNRIQSIEDVYVSIDLFDYELPGTNQLQLMADLSITGLYGEQHEEREEEEEFAEEQHEEQHEEREEEEEFAKEQHIVSYEEVDDAEEVYTENFALEEEEKEEEFDLSYREAPELLEEEASEEDPSEEPPSYFSSVFKKEARAEPVVEYEDEAYEPFEVEVKKEAQIEEEREDNVIELVQLRQEQESLEESQASELNAYAEVQEEAEQEEEKIIVEFRKEENESGRNENALYLTKLFSREEEAFSTWKLCIVQDGDSLDTIADRYKTNVQNILRVNNLEDEYELEEGSILNIPVR, encoded by the coding sequence TTGTCGCAGGATAATTTATCATGTCTGCGTTTTTCCGTAGAAGAATCAGTATGGTTTCAAAAAGGACAGGAAGTCTCACAACTTTTGTCTATCTCCTTAGAGCCTCAAGTATCTATTCAAGAATATGACCAATATGTGTCTATTCGAGGAGCATTACAATTAACAGGTGAATACGAAACGTACGAGGGAGAGCACTCGTTACGAGAATATACAAATGAGAATCAAGTGCAATCTATCTCTGTCCGTGAAGACGGAACGGCTGAATTATCACATCAATTTCCTGTTGATATTACCATTCCTAAAAATCGTATTCAAAGTATTGAAGACGTATATGTATCTATCGATTTATTTGATTATGAATTGCCAGGCACAAATCAGCTGCAGCTAATGGCTGACTTGTCCATCACAGGATTGTACGGAGAACAGCATGAAGAACGTGAAGAAGAGGAAGAGTTTGCGGAAGAACAGCATGAAGAACAGCATGAAGAACGTGAAGAAGAAGAAGAGTTTGCGAAAGAACAGCACATCGTATCCTATGAAGAAGTGGACGATGCTGAAGAGGTATATACTGAAAACTTTGCTCTAGAAGAAGAAGAGAAAGAAGAAGAGTTTGATTTAAGCTACCGTGAAGCTCCAGAACTTCTAGAGGAAGAGGCTAGTGAAGAAGATCCTTCAGAAGAGCCGCCTAGTTATTTTTCATCTGTATTTAAAAAAGAAGCTCGTGCTGAGCCGGTCGTTGAATACGAAGATGAAGCATATGAACCATTTGAAGTCGAAGTGAAAAAAGAAGCGCAAATCGAGGAAGAAAGAGAAGACAACGTGATTGAGCTTGTTCAGCTTCGTCAAGAGCAAGAAAGCTTAGAAGAATCGCAAGCTAGTGAATTGAATGCGTATGCTGAAGTCCAAGAAGAAGCTGAGCAAGAAGAGGAAAAGATTATTGTTGAATTTCGTAAAGAAGAAAATGAAAGCGGACGAAATGAAAACGCCCTTTATTTAACAAAGCTCTTTTCTCGGGAAGAAGAAGCTTTTTCAACGTGGAAGCTTTGTATTGTTCAAGACGGAGATTCGCTTGATACGATAGCAGACCGCTATAAAACGAATGTGCAAAATATTTTACGAGTGAATAATTTAGAAGATGAATATGAACTGGAAGAAGGAAGCATCTTAAATATTCCCGTTCGTTAA